Proteins from a single region of Nitrospinota bacterium:
- a CDS encoding MFS transporter, with amino-acid sequence MQIQDKTSHQNAAPRGVFAWALYDFANTVFSMNIISRYFPLWVTQGHSAPDIYFSATLSISMLLVAVTSPALGAMSDTTGRRLGPLMWLTGACAAATALIGPVDSLLTGLILFAAANFCYQSAMTFYYGLLPSVSEGSSASRVAGYGVSLGYLGAIAALAMAMPVESVFGNGAVYPATALMYLAFSIPMFRLLRDPAPVAGARVDIIGAFRTLARTFAGARRNRSVFIFLGANFLILDAVHTVIAFMAIYASSVVGFESGELNIFLMTSTVGAAGGSLLWGWAAHRWSPLRTFGWVCGMWLFTMLLASVSVNKDMFWMVGPLAGAALGGVWVAGRSALAQMAPADRIGEYFGLYNMAGKAAAIVGPMTWGAVVYIFSPLGGTIPHRMAILSLAVFIAAGWRALRHIEYAGAK; translated from the coding sequence ATGCAGATACAAGACAAGACGTCGCATCAGAACGCCGCGCCGCGGGGGGTGTTCGCATGGGCCCTTTACGACTTTGCGAACACGGTGTTCTCCATGAACATCATCTCCCGCTATTTCCCCCTATGGGTGACACAGGGACATTCGGCGCCGGACATTTATTTTTCCGCCACTCTTTCAATCTCCATGTTGTTAGTGGCGGTCACCTCTCCGGCGTTGGGCGCCATGTCCGACACCACGGGGCGCAGGCTCGGGCCTCTTATGTGGCTCACCGGGGCCTGCGCCGCCGCCACGGCGTTGATAGGGCCGGTTGATTCGCTTTTGACGGGGCTGATTCTCTTTGCGGCGGCCAATTTTTGCTACCAGTCGGCCATGACGTTCTATTACGGCCTGCTGCCGTCGGTATCCGAGGGGAGTTCGGCTTCCAGGGTGGCCGGTTACGGCGTATCTTTGGGATATCTTGGGGCCATAGCGGCGTTGGCCATGGCCATGCCGGTGGAGAGTGTTTTCGGGAACGGCGCAGTGTACCCGGCCACCGCGCTTATGTACCTGGCGTTCTCCATCCCGATGTTCAGGCTTTTACGCGATCCGGCTCCGGTGGCAGGCGCCAGGGTGGACATAATCGGGGCTTTCAGGACCTTGGCGCGCACCTTCGCCGGAGCCAGGCGCAACAGGAGCGTATTCATTTTCCTTGGGGCCAACTTCCTGATACTCGACGCTGTGCACACGGTGATAGCCTTCATGGCGATCTACGCCTCGTCGGTGGTGGGGTTTGAAAGCGGGGAACTCAACATTTTCCTGATGACATCAACGGTCGGCGCGGCGGGGGGGTCTTTGCTGTGGGGATGGGCGGCCCACAGATGGAGCCCGTTGCGCACGTTCGGATGGGTGTGCGGGATGTGGCTTTTCACCATGCTTTTAGCGTCGGTGTCGGTGAACAAGGACATGTTCTGGATGGTGGGGCCGCTGGCCGGGGCGGCGCTGGGGGGTGTGTGGGTGGCGGGTCGGTCGGCGCTGGCCCAGATGGCGCCAGCGGACCGCATAGGGGAATATTTCGGGCTGTACAACATGGCCGGCAAGGCGGCGGCGATAGTGGGCCCCATGACCTGGGGGGCGGTGGTCTATATTTTTTCCCCGCTTGGCGGCACAATCCCCCACAGGATG